A genomic window from Betaproteobacteria bacterium includes:
- a CDS encoding crotonase/enoyl-CoA hydratase family protein, with protein MNMIVPPALLIPEQVAGHVSEDGVDYTFSNQLRASFRKDQGAIWSRWNPSPRPCFNPRLLADIRSYYDFLSATSGKITAGTEEHNINYVVLASEIPGVFNLGGDLDLFKMLIGKQDRAGLLYYGRACIEVLHRNYISHELPATTISLVQGECLGGGFEAALSSDVIIAEKGSRFGFPEILFNLFPGMGAYSFLDRKVGQKLAEQLITSGRLYSAEEMHAMGVVDMVVADGEGEAGVSSFISSRQRTQVGHFGLAAARRRVHGIDFAELMDVVEIWVDCALRLNLRDLKLMHRLVSRQNGLGESREVH; from the coding sequence ATGAACATGATCGTCCCGCCCGCGCTGCTGATCCCTGAACAAGTTGCCGGCCACGTGTCCGAAGACGGGGTCGACTACACATTCTCGAATCAGCTGCGGGCTTCCTTCCGCAAGGACCAAGGGGCGATCTGGTCACGCTGGAATCCTTCTCCACGTCCGTGCTTCAATCCGCGACTGCTCGCGGACATCCGCTCGTACTATGATTTTCTTTCCGCGACCTCCGGCAAGATCACTGCAGGGACCGAAGAGCACAACATCAACTACGTGGTGCTTGCCTCCGAGATACCCGGTGTGTTCAACCTCGGTGGCGATTTGGACCTCTTCAAGATGCTGATCGGAAAGCAAGATCGCGCCGGGCTGTTGTACTACGGCCGCGCCTGCATAGAAGTCCTGCACCGGAACTACATCTCGCATGAGCTACCCGCTACGACCATCTCGCTGGTGCAAGGCGAGTGCCTGGGTGGTGGATTTGAGGCAGCCCTGTCAAGCGACGTCATTATCGCGGAAAAGGGTTCCAGATTTGGCTTCCCCGAGATCCTCTTCAATCTGTTCCCGGGCATGGGTGCCTACTCCTTCCTGGATCGCAAGGTCGGACAGAAGCTGGCGGAGCAACTCATCACGAGCGGGCGGCTGTACTCGGCGGAAGAGATGCACGCGATGGGCGTCGTCGATATGGTTGTGGCGGACGGCGAGGGGGAAGCCGGTGTATCCTCCTTTATTTCATCGCGCCAGCGTACCCAGGTGGGTCATTTTGGCCTCGCGGCTGCACGGCGGCGTGTTCATGGAATAGACTTTGCTGAATTGATGGATGTCGTTGAGATCTGGGTAGACTGCGCTCTGCGACTCAATCTGCGGGACCTCAAGCTCATGCACCGTCTGGTGTCTCGTCAGAATGGGCTTGGCGAATCGCGTGAGGTCCATTGA
- a CDS encoding EAL domain-containing protein, producing MEDHQESAQRARRRSIEVLEYSIQDVAEKLGIPIQKLRRWDDQGVLVARRTDGGHRRYSKELIDRLIASSAGTLQATSNEELETVRRSLDEKRRIIRLLLESEQRYRDLVETTHDLIWTTDSLGRFTYLNIASKDIFGLSSNELLGRCFFDFEARPSHISNRRFLATLKRDGEVRNYVSHLVTADGLDRWIGINARIIRDERGALLGIRGTARDITEQHNATLRIEHLALHDALTDLPNRVALQKTVETAIEEGKVGGVLFLDIDHFKYINDNFGHKSGDQLIVGVSGALRELLRGHDSQLYRIGGDEFAIHLPGALRKEAITVAEKALEGIRHYRFHPPGQSKVSNLTVSIGIGLYPFHGGDLVGLLSNVDIALYQAKDHGRNRFVLSDQDANNIRSTHKRVHWAKKLRDALDEDRLVLFWQPVVRLSDQQPVHHEILVRIKEQDGSIIAPGHFIELAESLNLIQEIDMRVVQKLLRHMEANHQDNKRLRYFVNLSRVSISDQHWIRRFHRMLSESRVNPSQLVFEITETAAMSEIDVTLSFIRQLKDMGCRFALDDFGAGFSSFYYLKRFDVDYLKIDGSFIRDLATEEASRIFVKALNDVARGLKKQVIAEWVENQDVLRALVDMGTQYGQGFLFKRPVPLESDLLMRATPPSVAQR from the coding sequence ATGGAAGATCACCAGGAGTCTGCGCAGAGGGCGCGACGCCGGTCAATCGAGGTCCTTGAGTACAGCATTCAAGACGTCGCTGAAAAGCTCGGGATCCCCATCCAAAAGCTCCGCCGCTGGGACGATCAAGGGGTGCTTGTCGCGCGCCGCACAGACGGCGGGCACCGTCGCTACTCCAAAGAGTTGATCGATCGCCTCATCGCCTCGTCGGCAGGTACGTTGCAGGCGACGAGCAATGAGGAATTGGAGACTGTCCGGCGCTCTCTAGACGAGAAAAGGCGAATCATCCGTTTGCTGCTCGAAAGCGAGCAGCGCTACCGTGATCTCGTTGAAACCACCCACGATCTCATCTGGACCACCGATTCGCTTGGCCGCTTTACGTATCTCAACATCGCGTCGAAGGATATCTTCGGACTTTCCAGCAACGAGCTCCTCGGGCGCTGCTTTTTCGACTTCGAAGCACGTCCCTCTCATATTTCCAACCGGCGCTTTCTAGCCACGCTCAAGCGCGATGGAGAAGTACGCAACTACGTAAGCCACCTCGTTACCGCCGACGGACTCGATCGTTGGATAGGCATCAACGCTCGCATCATCAGAGACGAGCGCGGCGCACTACTCGGGATCCGTGGTACGGCGCGCGACATCACGGAACAGCACAATGCGACGCTGCGCATCGAGCATCTCGCTCTGCACGACGCGCTAACGGACCTGCCGAATCGCGTCGCGCTGCAAAAGACCGTTGAAACGGCCATAGAAGAAGGAAAAGTCGGAGGGGTGCTTTTCCTGGACATTGATCACTTCAAGTACATCAACGACAATTTCGGCCACAAGTCTGGCGATCAATTGATCGTTGGGGTAAGTGGTGCGCTGCGAGAGTTGTTACGCGGCCATGACAGCCAGTTGTACCGCATCGGCGGCGACGAGTTCGCGATTCATTTGCCTGGCGCCTTGCGCAAGGAAGCGATCACGGTCGCAGAGAAAGCGCTCGAGGGTATTCGTCACTACCGCTTTCATCCACCGGGCCAATCCAAGGTTTCTAACCTTACAGTCTCCATCGGCATTGGACTTTACCCATTCCACGGTGGCGACTTGGTCGGGCTGCTCTCGAACGTTGACATCGCGCTCTACCAAGCCAAGGACCATGGCCGCAACCGGTTCGTGCTGTCCGATCAGGACGCGAACAATATTCGCAGCACGCACAAGCGTGTGCACTGGGCGAAGAAGCTGCGAGATGCCCTCGACGAGGACCGATTGGTATTGTTTTGGCAACCGGTCGTTCGACTGTCAGACCAGCAGCCAGTGCATCACGAGATCCTCGTTCGGATCAAGGAGCAGGACGGCTCGATCATCGCTCCAGGACATTTCATCGAACTGGCCGAGTCGCTCAACCTGATCCAGGAAATCGACATGCGCGTGGTGCAGAAGCTGCTCCGGCACATGGAGGCCAACCATCAGGACAACAAACGGCTGCGCTACTTCGTCAATCTGTCCCGGGTCAGTATCTCTGATCAGCATTGGATTCGCCGTTTTCACCGGATGCTCTCCGAGAGCCGCGTGAATCCCAGTCAGCTCGTGTTCGAGATCACGGAAACAGCTGCAATGTCGGAGATCGATGTCACGCTCTCCTTCATCCGGCAGCTCAAGGACATGGGTTGCCGATTCGCGCTCGATGACTTCGGCGCGGGCTTCAGCTCGTTCTACTACCTGAAGCGATTCGACGTCGATTACCTGAAAATCGATGGCAGTTTCATTCGCGACCTGGCGACCGAAGAGGCGAGCCGGATCTTCGTGAAGGCGCTGAACGATGTGGCGCGCGGCCTGAAGAAGCAGGTGATCGCGGAATGGGTGGAAAACCAGGATGTGCTGCGCGCCCTCGTCGACATGGGCACACAATACGGACAAGGCTTTCTATTCAAGCGCCCGGTTCCCCTCGAGTCCGACCTCCTGATGAGGGCGACGCCTCCCTCCGTGGCGCAGCGCTGA
- a CDS encoding NUDIX hydrolase, producing the protein MRDFTERTLDSKLVYDGKLLEVREDNVSLPDGQTALREYIVHPGAVIILPMLDEHTVLVERQFRYPLHQHFLELPAGKIDPGEAHAVTARRELLEETGYEALEWTHLFTAYPCVGYSNEKLEFYLAQHLRYVGHPGEEGEFLETVALPVDQALSLLESGEITEAKTIMGLLWIDRRLRVGR; encoded by the coding sequence AACTCTCGATTCGAAGCTCGTCTATGACGGCAAGCTGCTCGAGGTGCGCGAGGACAACGTAAGTCTTCCGGACGGGCAGACGGCACTGCGCGAGTACATTGTCCATCCCGGTGCCGTGATCATCCTGCCGATGCTCGATGAACACACCGTGCTGGTGGAGCGCCAGTTCCGCTATCCTTTGCATCAGCACTTTCTTGAACTCCCCGCGGGCAAGATCGACCCCGGCGAGGCGCATGCGGTAACCGCGCGGCGGGAACTGCTGGAGGAAACCGGCTACGAGGCGCTGGAGTGGACCCACCTGTTCACGGCGTATCCCTGCGTGGGTTACTCCAATGAGAAGCTCGAGTTCTACCTGGCGCAGCATCTGCGCTACGTCGGCCATCCCGGGGAGGAGGGCGAGTTCCTCGAGACGGTTGCGCTTCCGGTCGATCAGGCGCTCTCGCTGCTGGAATCTGGCGAGATCACGGAAGCCAAGACAATCATGGGACTGCTATGGATCGACAGGCGCTTGCGCGTCGGTCGATAA